Proteins from a genomic interval of Syngnathus acus chromosome 4, fSynAcu1.2, whole genome shotgun sequence:
- the fryl gene encoding protein furry homolog-like isoform X7 — protein MLSLQDSVFFEISIKSLLKSWSSSSSAPVSSSSVSRRRAPALTTPLWEKHNFAAMSIITIDPELKPGEFVIKSLFAEFAVLAEKKIEMVMAEPLEKPLSRSLQRGEDAQFDQLISSMSSIAEHCLPSLLRTLFDWYRRQSGTEDESYEYRPRSSTKSKGDDQHRDKDYLLERRDLAIDFMFCLVSVEVLKRIPLHPVPDALVHEVLNLAFKHFKHKEGYCGPNTGNVHIIADLYAEVIGVLTQSKFLAVTKKFNTELDELRKKEQSPYIVQCIISLIMGMKFFRVKMYPVEDFEASFLFMQECAQYFLEVKDKDIKHALAGLFVEILIPVAAAVKNEVNVPCLKNFVEKLYQTTFDLSSRKKHSLALYPLVTCLLCVSQKQFFLNNWHIFLQNCLSHLKNKDPKMSRVALESLYRLLWVYIIRIKCESNTVTQSRLLSIVSALFPKGSRSVVPRDTPLNIFVRIIQFIAQERLDFAMKEIIYDLLCVGKFHKTFTINPERMNIGLRAFLVIANSLQQKDSEPPMPTTSIIMPSGNTLRVKKIFLNTTLTDEEAKVIGMSLYYPQVRKALDNILRHLDKEVGRSMSMTSVQMSNKEPEDMITGERKPKIDLFRTCIAAIPRLIPDGMSRQDLIELLAKLTIHMDEELRGLAFTSLQALMVDFPEWREDVLSGFVYFIMREVTDVHPTLLDNSVKMLLQLISQWRQVAQSSSRSHDVQVRYFGLLGLDQIKRSIYEMPFNTIFTEFRAAAILFVWSGSLLGVLHVVEGLAMVVLCSCRPATRRLAVNVLKEVRALHTALGISKGDEELAIDVMDRLSASVLESFIHLTGADQTNLLYCPSGIDLQSLAEWSSSPISHQFDVVSPSHIWVFAHVTQGQDPWVISLSSYLRQENLPKHCPAALNYAWMFAYTRLQLLSPQVDINSPINAKKVNSLSSSDSYVSLWRNYLILCCSAASSSSSLACSSSSASGSVRCSPSETLASTPDSGYSYDSKIVGTPSPSSLFKHIVPMMRSENMDITESLVLGLGRTNPVAFRDLLEELNPIIKEALERRPENVKRRRRRDILRVQLVRIFELLADAGVVSQIASGGLDGDSHSLNNTLLEYVDLTRQLLEAENDKDSDTLKDIRCHFSALVANIIQNVPVHQRRSIFPQQSLRHSLFMLFSHWAGPFSIMFTPLDRYSDRNMQINRHQYCALKAMSAVLCCGPVADNVGLSSDGYLYKWLDNILDSQDKKVHQLGCEAVMLLLELNPDQSNLMFWAVDRCYTGSRRVAAGCFRAIANVFHNRDYQFDTVVLLNLILFKAADSSRDIYEVAMQLLQILEPKFFRYAHKLEILRTDGILTPPSPLPHLYSVSYYQLSEELARTYPELTLPIFAEVSQRIQTAHPGGRQVMLHYLLPWMNNVELVDFKPVARRPEDAGSSEEDEEVPEGDVMMVNSRRWLHGEGWGSPRATTMVLNNLMFMTAKYGDEFAWSEIENVWTTLADSWPKNLKIILHFLISMSGVSSEPSLLPYVKRVVVYLGRDKTMQLLEELMSELELTDAVSSAVAHMDNPPFYRISSSYKIPSVASGTTSSSNTMVPGHDAHHDGKGKDSNMEDSYTHLDIYGGLNTNLNRQHHRLESRYSSSSGGSYEEEKSDSMPLYANWRLKVMDHNRPEPLPFPPTGGCWSPLVDYLPETNTPAVALHRCNIAVILLTDLIVDHGVKVEWNAYLHLLLHAVFIGFDHQHPEVYEHCKRLLLHLLIVQGANSSVQGMAMVLLRNREFNDPRVLTVKPPPPEFHFTGVQELLPDCQPSPVTDSGLSSSSTSSSISLGAGGSSLSHLSHLSHTSPSILSEVDATAEKDEKVKALIEFITSRKRGPFWNHEDVSPKNPNIKSAEQLSVFVRHVMNVFKLSQPGFQLDSLLSDVALQTALSCSSRHYAGRSFQIFRALKQPLTPAALSDILSRLVETVGDPGEEAQGFVIELLLTLESGIDTLADTVKNYDLLTALVQTSTSDHLLGPKFAANRKSTGQLNLSNGGLFHCVHNRSNSLRTSLMGERRADRRRSNTLDVADRLGGSHGNLARTRSLSALGGGGPGGNGGPGRDAEPPVDPTNLMATVFWIAASLLESDYEFEYLLALRLLNKLLGQLPLEREDNREHLERIQAKLKWYSFPGLLQLFLKGFTSTATQELTIQLLSKLISVSRHALVDPSQLAGFPLNILCLLPHLIQHFDSPTAFCKETADKIAKLCADDKSATLCNLAHMMSLYSTHSYSRDCANWINVVCRYVNDAFADITLNLVTYLAELLEKGLPAMQQSLLQIIYSLLSHIDLSAAPVKQFNLEIMKIIGKYVQSAHWKEAQNILKLVVSRSASLVVPDDVQRSYSSESCGSPEIAFTRIFNNSSKELPGKTLDFHFDISETPIIGHKYGDQRTAAGRNGKLQMNAVTRSTSSTSSGSNSNGLVPVSWKRPQLSQRRTRERLMNVLCLCGPESGIPKNPSVVFSSSEDLDSVDQQTSLIPTVEEAVREEESQAEEMGSEQQFGVFKDFDFLDIELEDAEGESVDNFNWGVRRRSLESMDKGDTPSLQECQYAGSTPSLNLTNHEDTDESSEEEVLSASQILNRSGRLNSDSATDDTTSNHVDSLQQSQESSGGAPVDEASALALLRRAAPFPRPDSPPLETARSDSTSSQLPEDGVGVTTVADELSSSISEDTGFGSAPPLPPDRPDLCELPDAHDPPDPRGSPEPQEDLDPAPPPPLAIDTPPGSLCEEEPQTVLPLYRPAEAVTKPDLDPDLDPDPDPDSTCGSVWEEDVTQALKELDERCEEEEADFSGMSSQDEGEADCFPETQASPPPSPFLSAILAAFQPVAYDDKEDAWRCHVNQMLSDVDGSSAVYTFHVFSQLFQSIQRKFGAITHASVHFLGEKLQRMGNQFLSSLEVMTSHSRCPTVLLDAETLVSCGLLETLKFSVLELQEHLDTYNAKREAAELWLENCRKTFGDKQICQRLNTQAQELELCRRLYKLHFQLLLLFQAYCKLINRVDTIKREAEVTNMSDELSALESCLKAAERGNDSQEDVCMPDTAHANTESAIQSLVETLRARDFCSALTQVKVFRSLWPNDIFGSEGEDPVQTLLHIYFRHQTLGQTGCLAVVGPSRDLSQASGRLMELNLQIREALSRAQAPGEGTP, from the exons CTTCCGCGCcggtcagcagcagcagcgtgaGTAGACGGCGCGCCCCCGCCTTGACGACTCCCCTGTGGGAAAAACACAACTTCGCGGCCATGTCCATTATCACCATCGACCCCGAGCTCAAGCCCGGGGAGTTCGTCATCAAGAGCCTGTTCGCCGAGTTCGCCGTGCTGGCCGAGAAGAAGATCGAGATGGTGATGGCCGAACCGCTG GAGAAACCTCTTTCCCGCTCCCTCCAGAGAGGGGAGGATGCACAGTTTGACCAG TTAATAAGCTCTATGAGCTCCATAGCCGAACACTGTTTGCCCTCCCTGCTGCGTACGCTCTTCGACTGGTACCGGCGCCAAAGCGGCACCGAAGACGAGTCGTACGAGTACAGGCCTCGTTCCAGCACAAAGTCCAAAGG AGATGATCAGCACCGAGATAAAGACTACCTTCTGGAGAGGAGGGATTTAGCCATAGATTTCATGTTTTGCCTGGTGTCGGTGGAAGTTCTCAAACGG ATTCCTCTTCACCCAGTGCCGGACGCTTTAGTACACGAAGTTCTAAACCTGGCATTTAAGCACTTTAAACATAAAGAGGG ATACTGTGGCCCCAACACAGGCAACGTGCACATCATCGCAGACTTGTACGCAGAGGTCATTGGAGTTCTCACGCAGTCAAa GTTTTTAGCTGTGACGAAAAAGTTCAACACTGAACTGGATGAGCTCCGGAAAAAAGAGCAGAGTCCCTACATCGTGCAGTGCATCATCAGTCTCATCATGGGCATGAAATTCTTTCGGGTCAAAATGTACCCCGTGGAGGATTTCGAGGCGTCCTTTCTCTTCATGCAG GAGTGTGCCCAGTACTTCCTGGAAGTCAAGGACAAGGACATAAAACACGCCCTCGCCGGCCTCTTTGTGGAGATTCTGATCCCAGTTGCGGCC GCGGTGAAGAATGAAGTCAACGTGCCGTGCCTGAAGAACTTTGTGGAGAAGCTGTACCAGACCACCTTTGACCTTAGCTCCAGAAAGAAGCACTCTTTG GCCCTGTACCCCTTGGTGACCTGCTTACTGTGCGTCAGCCAGAAACAGTTCTTCCTCAACAACTGGCACATCTTCCTGCAGAACTGCCTCTCGCACCTCAag AACAAAGACCCCAAAATGTCCCGAGTGGCTCTGGAGTCACTTTACAGGCTGCTGTGGGTGTACATTATCAGGATCAAGTGTGAGAGCAACACTGTCACGCAGAG TCGACTACTCAGCATCGTTTCAGCACTTTTCCCCAAAGGCTCCCGCAGTGTGGTGCCACGGGACACGCCCCTCAACATATTTGTCCGAATCATCCAGTTCATTGCTCAG GAAAGACTGGACTTTGCCATGAAGGAGATCATCTACGACCTCCTATGCGTGGGCAAGTTTCACAAAACCTTCACCATCAATCCCGAG AGGATGAATATCGGCCTGCGAGCCTTCCTGGTGATTGCCAACAGCCTGCAGCAGAAGGACAGTGAGCCCCCCATGCCCACCACCAGCATCATCATGCCCTCGGGGAACACCCTGCGCGTTAAAAAGATCTTCCTCAACACCACGCTCACTGACGAAGAGGCCAAGGTCATAG GCATGTCCCTGTACTACCCGCAAGTGAGGAAGGCCTTGGATAACATCCTGAGACACTTGGATAAGGAGGTGGGACGCTCCATGAGCATGACCAGCGTCCAAATGTCCAACAAGGAGCCAGAGGATATGATCAC AGGTGAAAGGAAACCAAAGATCGATCTGTTCCGCACCTGCATCGCTGCCATTCCCCGACTGATACCGGACGGCATGAGCAGACAAGATCTCATCGAGCTCCTTGCCAA GCTGACCATCCACATGGACGAGGAGCTCCGCGGCTTGGCCTTCACCTCCCTCCAAGCCCTCATGGTGGACTTCCCGGAGTGGCGCGAGGATGTACTGTCGGGTTTCGTCTACTTTATCATGCGCGAGGTGACGGACGTGCACCCCACGCTGTTGGACAACTCGGTCAAGATGCTCCTCCAGCTTATAAGTCAGTGGAGGCAGGTGGcgcaaagcagcagcaggagccaCGATGTGCAGGTGCGTTACTTTGGTCTGCTTGGTTTGGATCAAATTAAAAGGTCCATTTACGAAATGCCCTTCAACACAATCTTCACAGAGTTCCGAGCAGCAGCCATTCTCTTTGTTTGGAGCGGTTCGTTGCTGGGCGTGCTTCATGTGGTCGAAGGTTTGGCAATGGTGGTGCTCTGCAGCTGTCGCCCTGCCACGCGCAGGCTGGCCGTCAACGTCCTGAAGGAGGTCCGCGCACTGCACACTGCCCTGGGCATCAGCAAG GGTGATGAGGAGCTGGCAATAGATGTCATGGATAGGCTGAGTGCCTCGGTGTTGGAGAGCTTCATTCATCTCACTGGTGCTGATCAG ACCAACCTGCTGTACTGTCCCAGCGGCATCGACCTCCAGTCGCTGGCCGAATGGAGCTCGTCTCCCATCAGCCACCAGTTTGACGTGGTGAGCCCGTCGCACATCTGGGTGTTTGCGCACGTCACGCAGGGCCAGGACCCCTGGGTCATCAGCTTGTCCAGCTACCTGCGCCAGGAGAACCTGCCCAAGCATTGCCCCGCCGCTCTCAACTACGCCTGGATGTTTGCCTACACCCGCTTGCAGCTGCTCTCTCCTCAAGTTGATATCAA CAGCCCCATCAACGCCAAGAAAGTGAACAGCCTGAGCAGCAGCGACTCCTACGTCAGCCTCTGGCGGAATTACCTGATCCTGTGCTGCAGCGCGGCTTCCTCGTCCTCGTCGCTCGCGTGCTCCTCCTCGTCCGCCTCGGGCTCCGTCCGCTGTTCCCCGTCCGAGACGCTGGCGTCAACGCCGGACAGTGGCTACAGCTACGATTCCAAG ATTGTGGGCACTCCATCCCCTTCCTCACTGTTCAAACACATTGTTCCGATGATGCGCTCCGAGAACATGGATATCACAGAATCTCTCGTGCTGGGACTTGGCAGGACCAACCCTGTGGCCTTCAG AGACTTGTTAGAGGAGCTCAATCCTATCATCAAAGAAGCTCTGGAAAGAAGACCTGAA AACGTGAAGCGACGCCGGCGCCGCGACATCCTCAGGGTCCAGCTGGTCCGGATTTTTGAGCTTCTGGCTGACGCCGGCGTCGTCAGTCAAAT AGCTAGTGGGGGCTTAGATGGCGACAGTCACTCTCTAAACAACACGCTGCTAGAGTACGTGGACCTGACCCGGCAGCTGCTGGAGGCGGAAAACGACAAGGACTCGGACACGCTGAAGGACATCCGTTGTCACTTCAGCGCGCTTGTGGCAAACATCATCCAGAATGTTCCAG TGCACCAGCGTCGGAGCATCTTCCCACAGCAGTCGCTGCGACACAGCCTCTTCATGCTCTTCAGCCACTGGGCCGGGCCCTTCAGCATCATGTTCACGCCGCTGGACCGCTACAGCGACCGCAACATGCAGATCAACCGCCATCAATACTGTGCATTAAAA GCCATGTCTGCTGTGTTGTGTTGCGGGCCCGTCGCTGACAACGTTGGCCTCTCCTCTGATGGTTACCTCTACAAGTGGCTGGACAACATTCTGGATTCCCAGGATAAGAAG GTTCACCAGTTGGGCTGTGAGGcggtgatgctgctgctggagttgAACCCGGACCAGAGCAACTTGATGTTCtgggctgtggaccgctgctACACGGGCTCCCGCCGCGTGGCCGCCGGCTGCTTCCGGGCCATCGCCAACGTCTTTCATAACAG GGATTATCAGTTCGACACTGTGGTGCTGCTGAACCTGATTCTGTTCAAGGCCGCCGACTCCTCCAGGGATATCTACGAGGTGGCCATGCAACTGTTACAG ATCCTGGAACCCAAGTTTTTCCGTTATGCCCATAAATTGGAGATCCTTCGAACGGACGGCATCTTGACGCCGCCCTCGCCCCTGCCGCACCTCTACTCCGTGTCGTACTACCAGCTCTCCGAGGAGCTGGCCAGGACGTACCCAGAACTCACGCTGCCCATCTTCGCAG AGGTGAGCCAGCGAATCCAAACGGCGCACCCCGGCGGTCGCCAGGTGATGTTGCACTACCTACTGCCCTGGATGAACAACGTGGAGCTGGTGGACTTCAAGCCCGTCGCACGGCGCCCGGAGGACGCCGGCAGCAGCGAGGAGGACGAAGAAGTGCCAGAGGGCGACGTTATGATGGTCAACAGCCGGCGCTGGCTGCACGGGGAGGGATGGGGCTCGCCACGGGCCACCACCATGGTGCTCAACAACCTCATGTTCATGACGGCCAAG TACGGGGACGAGTTTGCCTGGTCGGAGATCGAGAACGTGTGGACCACCTTAGCTGACAGCTGGCCGAAGAACCTCAAAATAATCCTGCACTTCCTCATCAGCATGTCCGGAGTCAGCAGCGAGCCCAGCCTCCTGCCTTAT GTGAAGCGAGTGGTGGTGTACCTGGGCCGAGACAAGACCATGCAGCTGCTGGAGGAGTTGATGAGCGAGCTGGAGTTGACAGACGCCGTCAGCTCGGCCGTCGCCCACATGGACAACCCGCCCTTCTACCGCATCAGCTCCAGCTACAAGATCCCTTCGGTCGCCTCGG GTACCACGTCCAGCAGCAACACCATGGTGCCCGGACATGACGCTCATCACGACGGCAAGGGCAAAGATTCCAACATGGAGGACAG TTACACACACCTCGACATCTACGGCGGTCTGAACACCAACCTGAACCGCCAGCACCACCGCCTGGAGTCCCGTTACAGTAGCAGCTCGGGAGGTTCCTacgaagaagagaaaa GCGACTCCATGCCGCTTTATGCTAACTGGCGCTTGAAAGTGATGGATCACAACCGCCCGGAGCCTTTGCCCTTCCCCCCGACGGGCGGCTGCTGGTCCCCGCTGGTGGATTACCTGCCGGAGACCAACACCCCCGCTGTAGCACTGCACAG ATGTAACATCGCCGTCATCCTTCTAACCGACCTCATAGTGGACCACGGCGTCAAAGTGGAGTGGAATGCCTATTTGCATCTCTTGCTGCATGCCGTTTTTATAG GGTTCGACCATCAGCACCCGGAGGTGTACGAGCACTGCAAGCGCCTCCTGCTGCACTTGCTCATCGTGCAGGGAGCCAACAGCAGCGTTCAAGGCATGGCCATGGTGCTGCTTCGCAACAGGGAGTTCAACGACCCCAGGGTGCTCACCGTCAAGCCCCCGCCGCCCGAGTTCCACTTCACAG GCGTCCAAGAGTTGCTGCCCGACTGTCAGCCGTCTCCGGTGACGGACTCGGGCCTCAGTTCCAGCTCCACGTCGTCCAGCATCAGCCTGGGTGCCGGCGGCTCGTCCCTGTCCCACCTGTCGCACCTGTCCCACACGTCACCGTCCATCCTCAGCGAGGTGGACGCCACGGCCGAGAAGGACGAGAAGGTCAAAGCGCTCATCGAGTTCATCACCTCCAG GAAGCGCGGGCCATTCTGGAACCACGAGGACGTGTCGCCCAAAAACCCCAACATCAAGAGCGCCGAGCAGCTGAGCGTGTTTGTCCGACATGTCATGAATGTATTCAAACTTTCCCAACCAG GTTTTCAGCTCGACTCTCTGCTGAGCGACGTAGCCCTGCAGACGGCTCTGTCGTGCTCCTCCCGCCACTACGCCGGACGCTCCTTCCAGATATTCCGGGCGCTCAAGCAGCCGCTCACTCCCGCCGCCTTGTCCGACATCCTCTCCAGACTGGTTGAGACTGTGGGGGACCCTGGAGAGGAGGCTCAG GGTTTTGTCATCGAACTTCTTCTCACACTGGAATCTGGCATCGACACACTGGCGGACACGGTCAAAAACTACGACCTCCTCACCGCCCTAGTGCA AACCTCCACTAGTGATCATCTGCTGGGGCCCAAATTTGCGGCCAACAGGAAGAGCACGGGCCAGCTGAACCTGAGCAACGGCGGGCTGTTCCACTGCGTCCATAATCGTAGCAACTCCCTGCGGACCAGCCTGATGGGCGAGCGCAGGGCGGACCGGCGGCGCAGTAACACCCTGGACGTGGCCGACCGCCTCGGGGGCAGCCACGGCAACCTGGCGCGCACCCGCAGCTTATCGGCGCTGGGCGGCGGGGGCCCGGGTGGCAACGGCGGCCCGGGCCGTGACGCCGAACCCCCGGTGGACCCCACCAACCTCATGGCCACGGTGTTCTGGATCGCCGCCTCGCTGCTGGAGTCGGACTACGAGTTCGAGTACCTGCTGGCGCTGCGGCTGCTCAACAAGCTGCTGGGCCAGTTGCCTCTGGAGCGGGAGGACAACAGGGAGCATCTGGAGAGGATCCAGGCCAAGCTCAAGTGGTACAGCTTCCCGGGGCTGCTGCAGCTCTTCCTCAAGGGCTTCACCTCCACCGCCACGCAGGAGCTCACCATCCAGCTGCTCAGCAAGCTCATCAGCGTCTCCAGGCACGCGCTGGTCGACCCCTCGCAACTGGCAG GTTTCCCGCTGAACATCCTGTGCCTGCTGCCGCACCTCATCCAGCACTTTGACAGCCCCACGGCCTTCTGCAAGGAGACGGCGGACAAGATCGCCAAGCTGTGCGCCGACGACAAGTCGGCCACGCTCTGCAACCTGGCCCACATGATGAGCCTGTACAGCACGCACAGCTACTCGCGCGACTGCGCCAACTGGATCAACGTGGTGTGCCGCTACGTGAACGACGCCTTCGCCGACATCACCCTCAATTTGGTCACCTACTTGGCCGAG TTGCTGGAGAAGGGCCTTCCCGCCATGCAGCAGTCCTTGCTGCAGATCATCTACAGCCTGCTGAGTCACATCGACCTCTCGGCTGCCCCGGTTAAGCAGTTCAACCTGGAGATAATGAAGATCATCGGCAAATATGTCCAG AGCGCTCACTGGAAGGAGGCGCAGAATATTCTGAAGCTGGTGGTGTCCCGCTCGGCCAGCCTGGTGGTGCCCGACGACGTGCAACGCTCGTACAGCAGCGAGTCGTGCGGCTCGCCGGAAATCGCTTTCACGCGCATCTTCAACAACTCCTCCAAGGAGCTGCCCGGGAAGACGCTGGACTTCCACTTTGACATCTCAGAG ACGCCCATCATCGGACATAAGTATGGCGATCAACGCACGGCGGCCGGACGTAACGGGAAACTTCAGATGAACGCCGTCACAAGGAGTACGTCCTCCACATCCTCCGGATCCAATTCCAACGGTCTGGTGCCGGTTAGCTGGAAGAGGCCGCAACTGTCTCAG AGAAGAACCAGAGAAAGACTTATGAACGTTCTGTGTCTGTGCGGTCCAGAGTCTGGCATTCCCAAAAATCCATCA GTGGTCTTCTCATCCAGCGAGGACCTGGACTCGGTGGACCAGCAGACCAGTCTGATCCCGACCGTGGAGGAGGCGGTACGAGAGGAGGAATCACAGGCAGAGGAGATgggcagtgagcagcagtttGGCGTCTTTAAGGACTTTGACTTCTTAGATATCGAGCTGGAGGACGCCGAG GGGGAGAGCGTGGACAACTTCAACTGGGGTGTCCGGCGGCGCTCCCTCGAGAGCATGGACAAGGGGGACACGCCGTCTCTGCAGGAGTGCCAGTACGCCGGCAGCACGCCCAGCCTCAACCTCACCAACCACGAGGACACGGACGAGTCGTCCGAGGAGGAGGTACTGAGCGCTAGCCAGATTCTCAACCGCTCTGGCCGC CTCAACAGCGACTCGGCCACGGACGACACAACGTCCAACCACGTGGACTCCCTGCAGCAGTCCCAGGAGTCGtcgggcggcgccccggtggACGAGGCCTCGGCCCTGGCGCTCCTCCGCCGTGCGGCCCCCTTCCCACGTCCGGATAGCCCCCCTTTGGAGACGGCCCGCTCAGACAGCACCAGCAGCCAGCTGCCTGAG GACGGCGTCGGCGTGACCACGGTGGCCGACGAGCtgagcagcagcatcagcgAGGACACGGGCTTTGGCAGCGCCCCCCCTCTGCCCCCCGATCGCCCGGACCTGTGCGAGCTCCCGGACGCTCACGATCCCCCGGACCCCCGCGGGTCACCGGAGCCTCAAGAGGACCTGGACCCGGCCCCCCCTCCGCCGCTGGCCATAGACACTCCGCCGGGGTCTCTCTGTGAGGAGGAACCCCAAACGGTCCTACCCCTGTACCGTCCGGCGGAAGCGGTGACCAAGCCGGACCTCGACCCGGACCTCGACCCAGACCCGGATCCGGACAGCACCTGTGGCTCCGTATGGGAGGAGGATGTCACTCAGGCCTTGAAGGAGCTGGACGAGCGCTGCGAGGAGGAAGAGGCCGACTTCTCCGGCATGTCCAG TCAAGATGAAGGTGAGGCAGACTGCTTCCCCGAAACCCAGGCCTCGCCGCCCCCGTCGCCCTTCCTGTCGGCCATCCTGGCGGCGTTCCAGCCCGTCGCTTACGACGACAAGGAGGACGCCTGGCGTTGCCACGTCAACCAAATGCTGTCAGACGTCGACGGATCTTCCGCCGTCTACACCTTCCACGTCTTTTCGCAGCTCTTTCAG AGCATTCAGAGGAAATTCGGTGCCATCACGCACGCGTCGGTCCACTTCCTTGGCGAGAAGCTCCAGCGCATGGGCAATCAGTTCCTCAGCTCCTTGGAGGTCATGACGTCGCACTCGCGGTGCCCTACCGTGCTGCTGGATGCTGAGACG CTGGTGTCGTGCGGGCTGCTGGAGACGCTCAAATTTAGCGTGCTGGAGCTGCAGGAGCATCTGGACACATACAACGCCAAGAGGGAGGCGGCGGAGCTC TGGCTGGAGAACTGCAGGAAAACCTTCGGGGACAAACAGATCTGCCAGCGGCTCAACACCCAAGCACAG gAGCTGGAATTGTGCCGCCGCCTCTACAAGCTGCACTTTcaactgctgctgctcttccAGGCCTACTGCAAGCTCATCAACAGAGTGGATACCATCAAGAGGGAGGCCGAG GTGACCAACATGTCGGACGAGCTCAGCGCCCTGGAGAGCTGCCTGAAGGCGGCCGAGAGGGGAAATGACAGCCAAGAGGACGTGTGCATGCCGGACACCGCCCACGCCAACACCGAGTCGGCCATCCAGTCGCTGGTCGAGACGCTGAGAGCGCGGGATTTCTGCTCAGCCCTCACCCAAGTCAAAGTCTTCAG GTCTCTGTGGCCCAACGACATCTTCGGCAGCGAGGGCGAGGACCCCGTGCAGACGCTGCTGCACATCTACTTCCGCCACCAGACGCTGGGCCAGACGGGCTGCCTGGCCGTGGTGGGCCCCAGCCGGGACCTCTCCCAGGCCAGCGGACGCCTCATGGAGCTCAACCTGCAGATCCGAGAGGCGCTGAGTCGGGCGCAGGCTCCCGGCGAAGGAACGCCGTGA